The following proteins are encoded in a genomic region of Coffea eugenioides isolate CCC68of chromosome 6, Ceug_1.0, whole genome shotgun sequence:
- the LOC113774413 gene encoding anthranilate N-benzoyltransferase protein 1-like → MGSCGFLVNVKRSEVVAAALPVQEHWLPMSNLDLLLPPLDVGVFFCYKKNNDTTSIPEKNLTTTPTENMVATVKKALAQALVSFYPFAGEVVQNRLGEPELLCNNRGVDFLHAYSDIELKDLDLYHPDTSIHGKFVPFKKQGVLSIQVTELKCGGLVIGCTFDHRVADAHSANMFFTAWADIAQAKGTATYTAPSLRRSLLNPRRPTTYDAAIDDLYVLLSSLPPPKELKASDDRLLSCIYYIEGKEIGQLQSMASYNGCRRTKLESFSAFLWKTIAEGSCAQIKKVNLGIVVDGRKRLKGRDNEEKIFSMENYFGNVLSIPYAEASVCDLKEMNLDGVADMIHACIEGANKEDHFLGMIDWVEEHRPQPAAAAIYCKNNEDEEAIVVSSGLPFPVAQMNFGWGMPDFGSYHFHWGGQTGYVMPMPSVSREGDWIVYMHLMKKHLDIVESKAAHVFRPLDPAYLKMNKGC, encoded by the exons ATGGGTTCTTGTGGTTTTCTAGTAAATGTGAAGAGAAGTGAGGTTGTTGCAGCAGCTTTGCCGGTGCAAGAGCACTGGTTGCCAATGTCAAACCTAGATTTGCTCCTACCTCCTCTGGATGTAGGAGTTTTCTTCTGTTACAAGAAAAACAATGATACTACTAGTATCCCTGAGAAAAACCTCACGACTACTCCTACCGAAAACATGGTTGCTACCGTCAAGAAAGCTCTTGCTCAAGCACTTGTTTCCTTCTATCCTTTTGCTGGAGAAGTTGTCCAAAACCGCCTTGGAGAACCTGAGCTTCTTTGTAACAATCGTGGGGTCGATTTTCTCCATGCTTATTCTGATATTGAGCTAAAAGATCTTGATCTCTATCATCCTGACACCTCCATTCATGGAAAGTTTGTCCCATTCAAGAAGCAAGGAGTGCTTTCTATTCAG GTGACAGAACTCAAATGTGGTGGCCTAGTGATTGGATGCACATTTGATCACAGAGTAGCAGATGCTCATTCTGCTAACATGTTCTTTACAGCATGGGCAGATATTGCTCAAGCAAAAGGCACTGCAACTTACACTGCACCATCCCTCAGGCGCTCATTGTTGAATCCCCGACGCCCTACTACCTACGATGCAGCAATCGATGACTTGTACGTATTATTGTCATCTTTACCACCACCAAAAGAGCTGAAAGCTAGCGATGATCGCCTCTTGAGTTGCATCTACTACATAGAAGGGAAAGAAATCGGACAACTTCAATCCATGGCTAGTTACAATGGATGCAGAAGGACGAAACTCGAGTCTTTCAGTGCCTTCCTGTGGAAAACCATAGCAGAAGGGAGTTGTGCACAAATTAAAAAAGTTAACCTAGGCATTGTCGTCGATGGACGTAAAAGGCTAAAGGGGAGGGATaatgaagagaaaattttttcCATGGAAAACTATTTTGGGAATGTGCTGTCAATCCCATATGCGGAAGCAAGTGTATGTGACCTCAAGGAAATGAATCTTGATGGGGTGGCAGATATGATCCATGCATGCATAGAGGGTGCAAACAAGGAAGATCATTTCTTGGGGATGATTGATTGGGTTGAGGAACACAGACCGCAGCCAGCTGCTGCAGCAATCTATTGCAAAAACAATGAAGATGAAGAAGCAATTGTGGTTTCCTCAGGGCTACCGTTTCCAGTGGCTCAAATGAATTTTGGATGGGGAATGCCTGATTTTGGATCCTACCATTTTCATTGGGGTGGCCAGACTGGGTATGTCATGCCTATGCCAAGTGTGAGTAGAGAAGGAGATTGGATTGTTTACATGCATCTCATGAAGAAGCATTTGGATATTGTGGAATCTAAGGCCGCTCATGTCTTTAGGCCTCTGGATCCTGCTTATTTGAAGATGAACAAAGGTTGTTAG
- the LOC113772986 gene encoding transmembrane protein 136-like, producing the protein MEDYIVGLVVAGVFFWTILFLLTKRIFQERSFDFSLRVVSSIHAIIAVTLASLSIQDWSCPIFPLASKSSPMQIQTLAISGAYLIFDLACCQFSDSINLDTIFHHLVCILGIWAGLASERYGSEMVAALWLGEISGPFLHLRDLLKELGYRDTDLNLAIDILFAIIFTAARMIVGPYLTHWLLDCNLSVLSGYTRS; encoded by the coding sequence ATGGAAGATTACATAGTAGGGTTGGTTGTAGCAGGTGTATTCTTCTGGACAATATTATTCTTATTAACAAAAAGGATCTTTCAAGAACGTTCATTTGATTTTAGCCTACGTGTGGTTTCTTCAATCCATGCAATTATAGCAGTAACATTGGCTTCTCTCTCCATTCAAGATTGGAGTTGCCCAATTTTTCCATTGGCCTCAAAGTCTTCTCCCATGCAGATCCAAACATTAGCAATCAGTGGTGCTTATCTCATTTTTGACTTAGCATGTTGCCAATTCAGCGACAGCATTAATCTGGATACCATATTTCATCATTTAGTCTGCATTCTTGGAATTTGGGCAGGCCTTGCCTCTGAAAGGTATGGATCAGAAATGGTGGCGGCATTATGGCTTGGAGAAATTTCTGGTCCATTCCTCCACTTAAGAGACCTCCTTAAAGAACTGGGGTACAGAGACACAGACCTAAATTTGGCCATTGATATTTTGTTTGCAATCATATTCACAGCTGCAAGGATGATAGTTGGACCATATCTCACGCACTGGCTCTTGGACTGCAACTTGTCAGTGCTTTCTGGGTATACAAGATCGTAA
- the LOC113775901 gene encoding uncharacterized protein LOC113775901 isoform X1: MGTEEEGGCGGGGAAAATAAASHRIYVGGLGGNVTAEDLKNTFSSPQLGSVESVEIVRTKGRSFAYLDFVPSSDKGLAKLFSTYNGCMWKGGRLRLEKAKEHYILRLGREWEEDAKLSIDSNSFDGDAVVNMPSLEKPVKAHNLENTQLRIFFPKLRKVKPVPLKGTGKHKYSFPRVEVPPLPIHLCDCEEHSGSSDAAKKSFHREDENDGINEEELNMMTSVMNKLFERENTSETACTKVGFTTEAFVSRNSVDDIQVDQERDQISDEDNLIMNMVAGSNSGITTADAWEQNAISGNQEPSRSRSLQRIHKIQEKATVLSKKKRKAAQDFDTIPDQVAEPGAGVLQPSYHHVRPKKSIRRDLVSDGKNSFRISDILQSNDTGGEMQSKPDSSTLLNCKDPPSQSSQIKVVNESTETICGTPNAGIDKGREGNSFLNRSSWMQLVGSNSSFSISQILPGLNLEKQEIPQFNVTDSSTSTKRRQDFMKTDKSDFITDVSKSQPVVDIPKYSLADSKTNHASQNQLDSVKKLQGGKSSNDAYNLPFSEKQPIQAKRTSMGDCGMPETFTFKRSAASMKEWKKAKAAVSGSRKKVVKKK; the protein is encoded by the exons ATGGGAACAGAAGAAGAAGGTGGCTGCGGCGGCGGTGGAGCTGCGGCGGCCACAGCTGCAGCATCACATAGGATATACGTTGGGGGACTGGGAGGAAATGTAACTGCTGAAGATTTGAAAAACACCTTCTCTTCGCCCCAGTTGGGCTCTGTAGAATCCGTTGAAATTGTACGGACCAAAGGCCGCAGCTTTGCTTATTTGGACTTCGTTCCTTCCTCTGACAAAGGCCTCGCCAAGCTCTTCAGCACg TATAATGGATGTATGTGGAAAGGGGGAAGGCTCAGACTTGAGAAGGCTAAAGAACACTACATACTTAGATTGGGGCGTGAGTGGGAGGAGGATGCCAAGCTTTCCATTGATTCCAACAGTTTTGATGGGGATGCCGTTGTAAACATGCCTTCTTTGGAAAAACCGGTGAAAGCCCACAACTTGGAAAATACGCAACTCAGAATTTTCTTTCCTAAGCTAAGGAAG GTGAAACCTGTGCCTCTGAAAGGAACTGGAAAGCACAAATACAGTTTTCCACGGGTTGAGGTTCCTCCTCTCCCAATTCACCTTTGTGATTGTGAGGAGCATTCTGGTTCATCAGATGCAGCTAAAAAATCTTTTCATAGAGAGGATGAAAATGATGGGATCAATGAAGAAGAGCTGAACATGATGACATCAGTGATGAACAAACTTTTTGAGAGGGAGAACACCTCGGAGACTGCTTGTACCAAGGTCGGATTCACTACGGAGGCATTCGTCTCAAGGAACTCAGTTGATGATATTCAAGTCGATCAGGAGAGAGATCAAATTTCTGATGAAGATAACCTTATTATGAACATGGTTGCTGGGTCAAACAGTGGTATCACTACAGCAGATGCTTGGGAACAAAATGCAATTAGTGGCAACCAG GAACCTTCTAGATCCAGATCCCTGCAGAGAATTCATAAAATTCAGGAAAAAGCTACTGTGCTTTCCAAGAAGAAGCGGAAAGCAGCTCAAGATTTTGATACTATTCCAGATCAAGTCGCAGAACCAGGAGCAGGAGTTCTACAACCAAGCTACCATCATGTGCGCCCTAAAAAGTCTATAAGGAGAGATCTGGTAAGTGACGGAAAAAATAGTTTTCGTATATCTGATATCCTACAAAGTAATGATACTGGAGGAGAAATGCAGTCGAAACCAGATAGTTCTACTCTGCTAAACTGCAAAGACCCGCCAAGCCAATCATCCCAGATTAAAGTGGTGAATGAATCTACTGAAACCATTTGTGGTACGCCAAATGCAGGAATTGATAAGGGACGGGAAGGTAATTCATTCCTAAACAGATCCTCGTGGATGCAGCTTGTTGGTAGTAACAGCTCGTTCAGTATCTCTCAGATTCTGCCTGGTCTAAATTTAGAAAAGCAAGAGATTCCACAATTTAATGTCACTGATAGTTCAACTTCAACAAAAAGGAGGCAGGATTTTATGAAGACTGATAAAAGTGATTTCATCACTGATGTTTCTAAATCTCAGCCTGTAGTTGATATCCCAAAATATTCTTTAGCTGATTCAAAGACTAACCATGCTAGCCAGAACCAATTAGATTCAGTAAAGAAGCTGCAGGGAGGTAAGTCAAGCAACGATGCCTACAATCTACCATTCAGCGAGAAACAACCAATACAGGCAAAGAGGACCTCTATGGGAGACTGTGGAATGCCTGAAACCTTTACTTTTAAGAGAAGTGCTGCCTCCATGAAAGAGTGGAAGAAGGCTAAAGCAGCAGTCAGTGGTTCACGGAAGAAAGTGGTCAAGAAAAAATGA
- the LOC113775901 gene encoding uncharacterized protein LOC113775901 isoform X2 — protein MGTEEEGGCGGGGAAAATAAASHRIYVGGLGGNVTAEDLKNTFSSPQLGSVESVEIVRTKGRSFAYLDFVPSSDKGLAKLFSTYNGCMWKGGRLRLEKAKEHYILRLGREWEEDAKLSIDSNSFDGDAVVNMPSLEKPVKAHNLENTQLRIFFPKLRKVKPVPLKGTGKHKYSFPRVEVPPLPIHLCDCEEHSGSSDAAKKSFHREDENDGINEEELNMMTSVMNKLFERENTSETACTKVGFTTEAFVSRNSVDDIQVDQERDQISDEDNLIMNMVAGSNSGITTADAWEQNAISGNQEPSRSRSLQRIHKIQEKATVLSKKKRKAAQDFDTIPDQVAEPGAGVLQPSYHHVRPKKSIRRDLSKPDSSTLLNCKDPPSQSSQIKVVNESTETICGTPNAGIDKGREGNSFLNRSSWMQLVGSNSSFSISQILPGLNLEKQEIPQFNVTDSSTSTKRRQDFMKTDKSDFITDVSKSQPVVDIPKYSLADSKTNHASQNQLDSVKKLQGGKSSNDAYNLPFSEKQPIQAKRTSMGDCGMPETFTFKRSAASMKEWKKAKAAVSGSRKKVVKKK, from the exons ATGGGAACAGAAGAAGAAGGTGGCTGCGGCGGCGGTGGAGCTGCGGCGGCCACAGCTGCAGCATCACATAGGATATACGTTGGGGGACTGGGAGGAAATGTAACTGCTGAAGATTTGAAAAACACCTTCTCTTCGCCCCAGTTGGGCTCTGTAGAATCCGTTGAAATTGTACGGACCAAAGGCCGCAGCTTTGCTTATTTGGACTTCGTTCCTTCCTCTGACAAAGGCCTCGCCAAGCTCTTCAGCACg TATAATGGATGTATGTGGAAAGGGGGAAGGCTCAGACTTGAGAAGGCTAAAGAACACTACATACTTAGATTGGGGCGTGAGTGGGAGGAGGATGCCAAGCTTTCCATTGATTCCAACAGTTTTGATGGGGATGCCGTTGTAAACATGCCTTCTTTGGAAAAACCGGTGAAAGCCCACAACTTGGAAAATACGCAACTCAGAATTTTCTTTCCTAAGCTAAGGAAG GTGAAACCTGTGCCTCTGAAAGGAACTGGAAAGCACAAATACAGTTTTCCACGGGTTGAGGTTCCTCCTCTCCCAATTCACCTTTGTGATTGTGAGGAGCATTCTGGTTCATCAGATGCAGCTAAAAAATCTTTTCATAGAGAGGATGAAAATGATGGGATCAATGAAGAAGAGCTGAACATGATGACATCAGTGATGAACAAACTTTTTGAGAGGGAGAACACCTCGGAGACTGCTTGTACCAAGGTCGGATTCACTACGGAGGCATTCGTCTCAAGGAACTCAGTTGATGATATTCAAGTCGATCAGGAGAGAGATCAAATTTCTGATGAAGATAACCTTATTATGAACATGGTTGCTGGGTCAAACAGTGGTATCACTACAGCAGATGCTTGGGAACAAAATGCAATTAGTGGCAACCAG GAACCTTCTAGATCCAGATCCCTGCAGAGAATTCATAAAATTCAGGAAAAAGCTACTGTGCTTTCCAAGAAGAAGCGGAAAGCAGCTCAAGATTTTGATACTATTCCAGATCAAGTCGCAGAACCAGGAGCAGGAGTTCTACAACCAAGCTACCATCATGTGCGCCCTAAAAAGTCTATAAGGAGAGATCTG TCGAAACCAGATAGTTCTACTCTGCTAAACTGCAAAGACCCGCCAAGCCAATCATCCCAGATTAAAGTGGTGAATGAATCTACTGAAACCATTTGTGGTACGCCAAATGCAGGAATTGATAAGGGACGGGAAGGTAATTCATTCCTAAACAGATCCTCGTGGATGCAGCTTGTTGGTAGTAACAGCTCGTTCAGTATCTCTCAGATTCTGCCTGGTCTAAATTTAGAAAAGCAAGAGATTCCACAATTTAATGTCACTGATAGTTCAACTTCAACAAAAAGGAGGCAGGATTTTATGAAGACTGATAAAAGTGATTTCATCACTGATGTTTCTAAATCTCAGCCTGTAGTTGATATCCCAAAATATTCTTTAGCTGATTCAAAGACTAACCATGCTAGCCAGAACCAATTAGATTCAGTAAAGAAGCTGCAGGGAGGTAAGTCAAGCAACGATGCCTACAATCTACCATTCAGCGAGAAACAACCAATACAGGCAAAGAGGACCTCTATGGGAGACTGTGGAATGCCTGAAACCTTTACTTTTAAGAGAAGTGCTGCCTCCATGAAAGAGTGGAAGAAGGCTAAAGCAGCAGTCAGTGGTTCACGGAAGAAAGTGGTCAAGAAAAAATGA
- the LOC113775901 gene encoding uncharacterized protein LOC113775901 isoform X3 codes for MWKGGRLRLEKAKEHYILRLGREWEEDAKLSIDSNSFDGDAVVNMPSLEKPVKAHNLENTQLRIFFPKLRKVKPVPLKGTGKHKYSFPRVEVPPLPIHLCDCEEHSGSSDAAKKSFHREDENDGINEEELNMMTSVMNKLFERENTSETACTKVGFTTEAFVSRNSVDDIQVDQERDQISDEDNLIMNMVAGSNSGITTADAWEQNAISGNQEPSRSRSLQRIHKIQEKATVLSKKKRKAAQDFDTIPDQVAEPGAGVLQPSYHHVRPKKSIRRDLVSDGKNSFRISDILQSNDTGGEMQSKPDSSTLLNCKDPPSQSSQIKVVNESTETICGTPNAGIDKGREGNSFLNRSSWMQLVGSNSSFSISQILPGLNLEKQEIPQFNVTDSSTSTKRRQDFMKTDKSDFITDVSKSQPVVDIPKYSLADSKTNHASQNQLDSVKKLQGGKSSNDAYNLPFSEKQPIQAKRTSMGDCGMPETFTFKRSAASMKEWKKAKAAVSGSRKKVVKKK; via the exons ATGTGGAAAGGGGGAAGGCTCAGACTTGAGAAGGCTAAAGAACACTACATACTTAGATTGGGGCGTGAGTGGGAGGAGGATGCCAAGCTTTCCATTGATTCCAACAGTTTTGATGGGGATGCCGTTGTAAACATGCCTTCTTTGGAAAAACCGGTGAAAGCCCACAACTTGGAAAATACGCAACTCAGAATTTTCTTTCCTAAGCTAAGGAAG GTGAAACCTGTGCCTCTGAAAGGAACTGGAAAGCACAAATACAGTTTTCCACGGGTTGAGGTTCCTCCTCTCCCAATTCACCTTTGTGATTGTGAGGAGCATTCTGGTTCATCAGATGCAGCTAAAAAATCTTTTCATAGAGAGGATGAAAATGATGGGATCAATGAAGAAGAGCTGAACATGATGACATCAGTGATGAACAAACTTTTTGAGAGGGAGAACACCTCGGAGACTGCTTGTACCAAGGTCGGATTCACTACGGAGGCATTCGTCTCAAGGAACTCAGTTGATGATATTCAAGTCGATCAGGAGAGAGATCAAATTTCTGATGAAGATAACCTTATTATGAACATGGTTGCTGGGTCAAACAGTGGTATCACTACAGCAGATGCTTGGGAACAAAATGCAATTAGTGGCAACCAG GAACCTTCTAGATCCAGATCCCTGCAGAGAATTCATAAAATTCAGGAAAAAGCTACTGTGCTTTCCAAGAAGAAGCGGAAAGCAGCTCAAGATTTTGATACTATTCCAGATCAAGTCGCAGAACCAGGAGCAGGAGTTCTACAACCAAGCTACCATCATGTGCGCCCTAAAAAGTCTATAAGGAGAGATCTGGTAAGTGACGGAAAAAATAGTTTTCGTATATCTGATATCCTACAAAGTAATGATACTGGAGGAGAAATGCAGTCGAAACCAGATAGTTCTACTCTGCTAAACTGCAAAGACCCGCCAAGCCAATCATCCCAGATTAAAGTGGTGAATGAATCTACTGAAACCATTTGTGGTACGCCAAATGCAGGAATTGATAAGGGACGGGAAGGTAATTCATTCCTAAACAGATCCTCGTGGATGCAGCTTGTTGGTAGTAACAGCTCGTTCAGTATCTCTCAGATTCTGCCTGGTCTAAATTTAGAAAAGCAAGAGATTCCACAATTTAATGTCACTGATAGTTCAACTTCAACAAAAAGGAGGCAGGATTTTATGAAGACTGATAAAAGTGATTTCATCACTGATGTTTCTAAATCTCAGCCTGTAGTTGATATCCCAAAATATTCTTTAGCTGATTCAAAGACTAACCATGCTAGCCAGAACCAATTAGATTCAGTAAAGAAGCTGCAGGGAGGTAAGTCAAGCAACGATGCCTACAATCTACCATTCAGCGAGAAACAACCAATACAGGCAAAGAGGACCTCTATGGGAGACTGTGGAATGCCTGAAACCTTTACTTTTAAGAGAAGTGCTGCCTCCATGAAAGAGTGGAAGAAGGCTAAAGCAGCAGTCAGTGGTTCACGGAAGAAAGTGGTCAAGAAAAAATGA
- the LOC113774785 gene encoding uncharacterized protein LOC113774785 produces MEGGGAAAVSAEKQPEAAATAASYTYWVREMTQDAAPLPVPRKLTSEDISNQGPNHIGSVWNRAGTWEEKSLNKWASDRIKELLQSVQSLEFSGGNAEISEVTRCSGDAFLVTVRNKKRVGYTYELALRVKGEWLIGSEKKKVQGYIDIEEFSFGELDDLQIQVRLSEEKDLQQEDKQRIVKDLKQFLQPVREKLNQFEQELKDR; encoded by the exons ATGGAGGGTGGCGGTGCAGCTGCAGTATCGGCGGAGAAGCAGCCGGAGGCGGCAGCTACGGCGGCGTCGTATACCTATTGGGTTAGGGAAATGACCCAGGACGCTGCACCTCTGCCGGTGCCGCGGAAGCTCACCTCTGAAGACATCTCTAATCAAGGGCCTAATCATATCGGCTCCGTTTGGAATCGG GCTGGAACATGGGAAGAGAAGAGCTTGAACAAATGGGCAAGCGATAGAATAAAG GAGTTGCTTCAATCTGTTCAGTCTCTGGAGTTTTCTGGTGGCAATGCAGAAATATCAGAAGTAACGAGATGCAGTGGAGAT GCATTCTTAGTGACCGTGCGCAACAAAAAACGTGTTGGCTACACCTATGAATTAGCATTAAGAGTGAAAG GGGAATGGCTCATTGGGTCGGAGAAGAAGAAGGTTCAGGGTTACATAGACATTGAAGAATTTTCGTTTGGTGAATTAGATGACTTGCAG ATTCAAGTTAGACTTAGTGAAGAAAAGGATCTTCAGCAGGAAGACAAGCAGCGGATTGTCAAAgatttgaaacaatttttgcAGCCTGTTCGAGAAAAGTTAAATCAGTTTGAGCAGGAACTCAAAGATAGATAG